A portion of the Bifidobacterium bifidum ATCC 29521 = JCM 1255 = DSM 20456 genome contains these proteins:
- a CDS encoding LacI family DNA-binding transcriptional regulator, giving the protein MDHSQPASMQDVAKAASVSPQTVSRVANGSNAVRPETRQRVEAAMAKLGYRPNYAARALKHGKFKDVGVVLFNMLTYGNARILGGIADAANSNGYAITMQSFGRNRERTLHAAIERMKQLPVDGVIAVMEEHVTDFSEFRPPKELPVVIISEDPANYCPTIDADQYGCSAAVVDYLLSKGHKTVYHIAGPSSSRAAESRAQGWHDTLDQLGLRIPPTYMGDWEADSGYQAGLALAHDPDCTAIYAANDQMAYGAMLGLQAAGKRVPEDVSIVGVDDSLSGTIPRLSLTTMRMKFNDIGREAFFMTKRLCEGLRVPSGVKTVVPAELVERGSVRDLES; this is encoded by the coding sequence ATGGATCATTCGCAACCCGCTTCCATGCAGGACGTGGCGAAAGCCGCCAGCGTGTCGCCCCAGACGGTCTCACGAGTCGCCAACGGAAGCAATGCCGTCCGGCCGGAAACACGGCAGCGTGTGGAAGCCGCCATGGCCAAGCTGGGTTACCGGCCCAACTATGCGGCCAGGGCGCTTAAGCACGGCAAGTTCAAGGATGTCGGCGTCGTGCTGTTCAACATGCTCACCTATGGCAACGCGCGTATCCTCGGCGGCATCGCCGACGCGGCGAACAGCAATGGTTACGCCATCACGATGCAGTCCTTCGGACGCAATCGGGAACGCACCCTGCATGCCGCCATCGAGCGTATGAAGCAGCTTCCCGTGGACGGTGTCATCGCCGTCATGGAGGAGCACGTGACGGACTTCTCGGAGTTCCGCCCGCCCAAGGAGCTGCCGGTCGTTATCATCTCCGAGGATCCCGCGAACTACTGCCCCACCATCGATGCCGACCAGTACGGCTGCTCAGCCGCCGTCGTGGACTATCTGCTCAGCAAGGGGCACAAGACCGTCTACCACATCGCCGGGCCGTCCTCATCGCGAGCCGCGGAAAGCCGCGCGCAGGGGTGGCACGACACGCTCGACCAACTGGGGCTGCGCATCCCTCCGACCTATATGGGCGACTGGGAGGCGGACAGCGGATATCAGGCCGGACTCGCGCTGGCTCACGACCCCGATTGCACCGCGATCTATGCGGCCAACGACCAGATGGCGTATGGCGCGATGCTCGGATTGCAGGCCGCCGGCAAACGCGTGCCGGAAGACGTCAGCATCGTCGGAGTGGACGATTCGCTGAGCGGGACGATTCCACGGCTGTCGCTGACCACCATGCGCATGAAATTCAACGACATCGGACGCGAGGCGTTCTTCATGACCAAGCGTCTGTGCGAGGGCCTTCGAGTGCCTTCGGGCGTGAAGACCGTGGTTCCCGCGGAGCTGGTGGAACGCGGGTCGGTGCGCGACCTGGAATCCTAG
- a CDS encoding helix-turn-helix transcriptional regulator produces the protein MGLKDLRTKRGMTQRELAEKTGVTRQRIAAFETGVRPSSGMSLDVAIRICDALKVRNPRKLLDPDSDSSAD, from the coding sequence ATGGGGTTGAAGGATTTGAGAACGAAACGCGGAATGACGCAACGCGAGTTGGCCGAGAAAACCGGCGTGACACGACAGCGTATAGCGGCCTTCGAGACCGGCGTGCGCCCGTCGAGCGGAATGAGTCTCGATGTTGCGATACGTATTTGCGACGCGCTCAAGGTGCGTAATCCGCGTAAACTGCTTGATCCTGATTCCGATTCTTCGGCGGACTGA
- a CDS encoding carbohydrate ABC transporter permease: MTSVSVSPLARVNKHKRDWRGWKFMWPFALVFVFIVPIFAVCCLFPFVSMLINATKTQSDFTGAFGLGFGKTFALWDNIVTVFTHDDGIFARWLVNTLIYVVVGAGGATLLAIMGGYALTKFRFPGRKAVSAVIIGSISVPGIALAALFTIVATWNDCFLPLIMLKDSDWFPLTIGLNQRKDQASTAGGQAIQNLVITGSLITIIPLVIAFLCLQKYWQSGLAAGAIKE, translated from the coding sequence ATGACATCGGTGAGTGTGTCGCCTTTGGCTCGTGTGAATAAGCACAAGCGGGATTGGCGTGGTTGGAAGTTCATGTGGCCGTTCGCGTTGGTGTTCGTGTTCATCGTGCCGATCTTCGCGGTCTGCTGCCTGTTCCCGTTCGTCTCCATGCTCATCAACGCGACGAAGACCCAATCGGACTTCACGGGCGCGTTCGGCCTGGGCTTTGGCAAGACGTTCGCGCTGTGGGACAACATCGTGACGGTGTTCACCCATGACGACGGCATCTTCGCGCGCTGGCTGGTCAACACGCTGATCTACGTGGTGGTGGGCGCGGGCGGCGCGACCCTGCTGGCGATCATGGGCGGCTACGCTTTGACGAAGTTCCGCTTCCCGGGCCGCAAGGCCGTGTCCGCGGTGATCATCGGCTCGATCTCGGTGCCGGGCATCGCGCTGGCGGCCCTGTTCACGATCGTTGCCACGTGGAACGACTGCTTTCTGCCGCTGATCATGTTGAAGGACTCGGACTGGTTCCCGCTGACCATCGGTCTGAACCAGCGGAAGGACCAAGCGTCCACTGCGGGCGGCCAAGCCATCCAGAACCTGGTCATCACGGGCTCGCTGATCACGATCATCCCGCTGGTCATCGCGTTCCTGTGCCTGCAGAAGTACTGGCAGTCCGGCCTCGCCGCCGGCGCCATCAAGGAGTGA
- a CDS encoding ABC transporter substrate-binding protein codes for MTISARLRRLRLRISALLTICAMTLAVASCGQPDTRTVITVWSWEPSMTTLIADFEKANPDVRVKLNNISGYDHLNSAIQDGYGTPDVVQLEYYALPQYAVSGQLMDLTGRVGSYSSFFTPGTWASVQLAQRTYALPMDSGPMAFFYNDDAFRQAGVDATKITTWDDYYEAAKKLKNIGVYIAADAGDASFYNAMIWLAGGRPFHTSSDGKTVTVDLKGDAGTRTFTEFWQRMIDEGLVNTHLKVWSEDWKRALGGGSVASVFAGAWMPSLLLADVPGTSGLWRVTRMPTQDGTVTNAENGGSALGVLHTTRKPEAAFRFVDYVCHNKSGIKTRVDGGAFPADNVTLNSGEFLNKTTVTSEHHAEVEYFGGQRFNEVLSEAAESVSVGYQYLPFEVYARSDFRSATADAYTWSAAKQAYDRAKARKDAGLTNDDGGPITLPDRPGKKITLMSGIAAWQRDLKEYGVNQGFTIK; via the coding sequence ATGACGATATCGGCACGGTTGCGGCGGCTGCGCCTGCGTATCTCGGCGTTGCTCACGATCTGTGCGATGACGCTGGCAGTCGCCTCCTGCGGGCAGCCGGACACGCGCACCGTCATCACCGTCTGGTCGTGGGAACCCAGCATGACGACGCTGATCGCCGATTTCGAGAAGGCTAATCCAGACGTCCGCGTGAAGCTGAACAACATCAGCGGCTACGACCACCTCAACAGCGCTATACAGGACGGGTACGGCACGCCCGACGTGGTGCAGCTCGAATACTATGCCCTGCCGCAGTACGCGGTGAGCGGCCAGCTGATGGACCTCACCGGTCGTGTCGGCAGCTACAGCTCGTTCTTCACCCCAGGCACCTGGGCGTCGGTGCAGCTCGCGCAGCGCACGTACGCGCTACCCATGGATTCCGGGCCTATGGCGTTCTTCTACAACGATGACGCATTCCGCCAGGCCGGTGTCGACGCGACCAAGATCACCACATGGGATGATTATTACGAGGCCGCGAAAAAGCTGAAAAACATCGGCGTGTACATCGCCGCAGACGCCGGTGACGCCAGCTTCTACAATGCGATGATATGGCTCGCGGGCGGTCGGCCCTTCCATACGTCATCCGACGGCAAGACCGTGACCGTCGATCTCAAGGGCGACGCCGGAACCAGGACGTTCACCGAATTCTGGCAGCGCATGATCGACGAGGGACTGGTCAACACCCATCTCAAAGTCTGGTCCGAGGATTGGAAACGTGCGCTGGGTGGCGGGTCGGTCGCCTCCGTGTTCGCCGGAGCCTGGATGCCGTCGCTGCTGCTGGCCGACGTGCCGGGCACATCGGGACTGTGGCGCGTCACGCGCATGCCGACTCAGGACGGCACGGTCACCAATGCCGAGAACGGCGGCTCCGCGCTGGGCGTGCTGCACACCACACGCAAGCCTGAAGCGGCATTCCGTTTCGTGGACTATGTCTGCCACAACAAATCCGGCATCAAGACCCGCGTCGATGGTGGCGCCTTCCCGGCCGACAATGTGACGTTGAACAGCGGCGAATTCCTCAACAAGACCACCGTCACCAGTGAGCATCACGCCGAGGTGGAGTATTTCGGCGGGCAGCGGTTCAACGAGGTGCTGTCCGAGGCAGCGGAGTCCGTGTCGGTCGGATACCAGTACCTGCCGTTCGAAGTGTACGCGCGCAGCGACTTCCGCAGCGCCACCGCAGACGCATACACGTGGTCGGCGGCCAAGCAGGCATACGACCGGGCCAAGGCGCGCAAGGACGCAGGACTGACCAATGACGATGGCGGTCCGATTACACTGCCGGACCGACCCGGCAAGAAGATCACGCTGATGAGCGGCATCGCCGCATGGCAGCGCGACCTCAAGGAGTACGGCGTCAATCAGGGCTTCACCATCAAATGA
- a CDS encoding beta-galactosidase, giving the protein MSKRRKHSWPQPLKGAESRLWYGGDYNPDQWPEEVWDDDIRLMKKAGVNLVSVGIFSWAKIEPEEGKYDFDWLDRAIDKLGKAGIAVDLASATASPPMWLTQAHPEVLWKDERGDTVWPGAREHWRPTSPVFREYALNLCRRMAEHYKGNPYVVAWHVSNEYGCHNRFDYSDDAMRAFQKWCKKRYKTIDAVNEAWGTAFWAQHMNDFSEIIPPRYIGDGNFMNPGKLLDYKRFSSDALKELYIAERDVLESITPGLPLTTNFMVSAGGSMLDYDDWGAEVDFVSNDHYFTPGEDHFDEVAYAASLMDGISRKEPWFQMEHSTSAVNWRPINYRAEPGSVVRDSLAQVAMGADAICYFQWRQSKAGAEKWHSSMVPHAGEDSQIFRDVCELGADLGRLSDEGLMGTKTVKSKVAVVFDYESQWATEYTANPTQQVDHWTEPLDWFRALADNGITADVVPVRSDWDSYEIAVLPCVYLLSEETSRRVREFVANGGKLFVTYYTGLSDENDHIWLGGYPGSIRDVVGVRVEEFAPMGNDMPGALDHLDLDNGTVAHDFADVITSTADTSTVLASYKAERWTGMNEVPAIVANGYGDGRTVYVGCRLGRQGLAKSLPAMLGSMGLSDLAGDGRVLRVERADAAAASRFEFVFNRTHEPVTVDVEGEAIAASLAHVDDGRATIDPTGVVVLRR; this is encoded by the coding sequence ATGAGTAAACGCAGAAAGCACAGTTGGCCGCAGCCGCTGAAGGGCGCCGAATCCCGTCTCTGGTATGGCGGTGATTACAATCCCGACCAATGGCCGGAGGAGGTCTGGGACGATGATATCCGTCTGATGAAGAAGGCCGGCGTCAACCTTGTATCAGTCGGCATCTTCTCATGGGCGAAGATCGAGCCGGAGGAAGGCAAGTACGATTTCGACTGGCTGGACCGTGCCATCGATAAGCTCGGCAAGGCGGGCATCGCTGTAGACCTCGCCTCCGCCACCGCCTCCCCGCCGATGTGGCTGACCCAGGCCCATCCGGAGGTGCTGTGGAAGGACGAGCGCGGCGACACCGTGTGGCCGGGCGCCCGTGAGCATTGGCGTCCGACGAGCCCTGTGTTCCGCGAGTACGCGCTGAACCTGTGCCGTCGTATGGCCGAGCACTATAAGGGCAACCCATACGTGGTGGCCTGGCACGTGAGCAACGAATACGGCTGCCACAACCGCTTCGACTACTCGGACGACGCCATGCGCGCCTTCCAGAAGTGGTGCAAGAAGCGCTACAAGACCATCGACGCGGTGAACGAGGCCTGGGGAACAGCGTTCTGGGCCCAGCACATGAACGATTTCTCCGAGATCATCCCGCCTCGCTACATCGGTGACGGCAACTTCATGAACCCGGGCAAGCTGCTCGACTACAAGCGGTTCAGCTCCGACGCGCTCAAGGAGCTCTACATCGCCGAACGTGACGTGCTGGAGTCCATCACGCCGGGTCTGCCGCTGACCACCAATTTCATGGTGTCCGCCGGCGGCTCGATGCTTGACTATGACGACTGGGGTGCGGAGGTCGATTTCGTCTCCAACGACCACTACTTCACGCCGGGCGAGGACCATTTCGACGAGGTTGCGTACGCCGCGTCGCTGATGGACGGCATTTCACGCAAGGAACCGTGGTTCCAGATGGAGCATTCCACCTCCGCGGTGAATTGGCGTCCGATCAACTACCGTGCGGAGCCGGGCTCGGTCGTGCGCGACTCCCTCGCGCAGGTCGCCATGGGCGCCGACGCCATCTGCTACTTCCAGTGGCGACAGTCCAAGGCCGGCGCGGAGAAGTGGCACTCCTCGATGGTGCCGCATGCGGGCGAGGATTCGCAGATCTTCCGTGATGTGTGCGAGCTGGGCGCCGATCTGGGACGTCTGTCCGACGAGGGTCTGATGGGCACCAAGACGGTCAAGTCCAAGGTCGCCGTCGTGTTCGACTACGAGTCCCAGTGGGCCACCGAGTACACCGCGAACCCGACCCAGCAGGTCGATCATTGGACCGAGCCGTTGGATTGGTTCCGCGCGCTTGCCGACAACGGCATCACCGCCGACGTGGTTCCGGTGCGGTCCGATTGGGATTCCTACGAGATTGCCGTGCTGCCGTGCGTGTATTTGCTGTCCGAAGAGACGAGCCGCAGGGTTCGGGAGTTCGTGGCGAACGGCGGCAAGTTGTTCGTGACGTACTACACCGGATTGAGCGACGAGAACGACCACATCTGGCTTGGCGGCTACCCGGGCTCGATTCGTGACGTCGTCGGCGTGCGCGTCGAAGAGTTCGCCCCGATGGGCAACGACATGCCGGGCGCATTGGATCACCTCGACCTGGACAATGGCACGGTGGCGCATGACTTTGCCGACGTGATCACGTCCACGGCCGACACGTCCACGGTACTGGCCTCCTATAAGGCGGAACGCTGGACCGGCATGAACGAGGTGCCGGCCATCGTGGCCAACGGGTATGGCGACGGGCGGACCGTATATGTCGGATGCCGTCTGGGCCGTCAGGGGCTTGCGAAGAGCCTGCCGGCGATGCTGGGTTCCATGGGGCTGTCGGACCTCGCCGGTGATGGCCGCGTGCTGCGTGTCGAACGCGCCGACGCCGCGGCGGCGAGCCGCTTCGAGTTCGTGTTCAACCGCACCCATGAACCGGTGACCGTCGACGTTGAAGGGGAGGCCATCGCGGCTTCGCTCGCGCATGTCGACGACGGGCGGGCCACCATCGATCCGACGGGTGTTGTCGTGCTCAGGCGATAA
- a CDS encoding alpha-L-fucosidase has protein sequence MLHTASRGCSRSWLRRLTALIAVSALAFVALPNVAVAADPTEYLDVSFGGTFAADTYTTGGDEVARGSVTKHGSIPTKLDGGGITLAGGTNGVTFTSTASFSASGKANKGFRAEMEYRTKQTPNNLATLFSAMGNIFVRANGSNLEYGFSTNPSGSTWNDYKKSVTLPSNNVKHIIQLTYLPGADGAASTLQLSVDGVAGETATSAAGELAAVSDSVKNKFGIGYEVNPASGAASRGLAGDVFRVRVADSNAPWEILDASQLLHVDFNGTFSGTSYTAASGEQMLGSLVSRSANPSISNSAVTLGGGTAGFDFTPTDFTLGNNEALTTPLVAELRFTPTQTGDNQTLFGAGGNLFLRYESNKLVFGASTKSGNNWTDHKIESAAATGAEHVVSVAYVPNEAGTGAKLVMRVDGGDAQTKDITGLAYLNSGIKGKVGFGNEVHSAALSRGFVGSLSEIRLAKTSANFTTNEFKLVYSQVSCDTSGIKEANTFDVEPAECEAALKTKLSKLRPTEGQADYIDWGQIGFLHYGINTYYNQEWGHGNEDPSRINPTGLDTDQWAKSFADGGFKMIMVTVKHHDGFELYDSRYNTEHDWANTAVAKRTGEKDLFRKIVASAKKYGLKVGIYYSPADSYMERKGVWGNNSARVERTIPTLVKNDDRAGKVASGKLPTFKYKATDYGAYMLNQLYELLTEYGDISEVWFDGAQGNTAGTEHYDYGVFYEMIRRLQPQAIQANAAYDARWVGNEDGWARQTEWSPQAAYNDGVDKVSLKPSQMAPDGKLGTMSSVLSEIRSGAANQLHWYPAEVDAKNRPGWFYHASQSPASVAEVVKYYEQSTGRNSQYLLNVPPSDTGKLADADAAGLKGLGEELARRYGTDLALGKSATVAASANDTAVAAPKLTDGSKLSSDKAVGNTPTYTIDLGSTVAVDAVKISEDVRNAGQQIESATLQGRVNGTWTNLATMTTVGQQRDLRFTSQNIDAIRLVVNSSRGPVRLSRLEVFHTESEIQTGARAYYIDPTAQTAGDGFTKDKPMTSIEQLHDVTVAPGSVIFVKAGTELTGDFAVFGYGTKDEPITVTTYGESDKATTARFDGMTAELTLKQALKALGKDDAGWVVADSATAPASRVYVPQDEISVHAQSSQNSGAEAARALDGDSSTSWHSQYSPTTASAPHWVTLDLGKSRENVAYFDYLARIDGNNNGAAKDYEVYVSDDSNDFGAPVASGTLKNVAYTQRIKLTPKNGRYVKFVIKTDYSGSNFGSAAEMNVELLPTAVEEDKVATPQKPTVDDDADTYTIPDIEGVVYKVDGKVLAAGSVVNVGDENVTVTVTAEPADGYRFPDGVTSPVTYELTFTKKGGEKPPTEVNKDKLHATITKAQAIDRSAYTDESLKVLDDKLAAALKVYDDDKVSQDDVDAAEAALSAAIDALKTKPTTPGGEGEKPGEGNKPGDGKKPGDVIAKTGASTMGVVFAALAMVAGAVVTLEAKRKSNR, from the coding sequence ATGCTACACACAGCATCAAGAGGATGCTCGCGTTCGTGGCTGCGCAGACTCACCGCATTGATAGCGGTCTCGGCGCTCGCGTTCGTGGCATTGCCGAACGTCGCGGTGGCGGCGGATCCGACGGAATACCTCGATGTGTCGTTCGGCGGCACGTTCGCTGCAGACACTTACACCACAGGTGGCGACGAGGTGGCGAGGGGCTCCGTGACCAAGCACGGCAGCATACCGACCAAGCTTGACGGCGGCGGCATCACCCTCGCTGGCGGCACCAACGGCGTGACATTCACCTCGACCGCGAGCTTCAGCGCGAGCGGGAAGGCGAACAAGGGATTCCGCGCCGAAATGGAATACCGTACGAAGCAGACGCCCAACAACCTCGCCACATTGTTCTCCGCCATGGGCAACATCTTCGTGCGGGCGAACGGCAGCAACCTCGAATACGGCTTCTCCACGAACCCTTCCGGCAGTACATGGAATGACTACAAGAAGTCCGTGACGCTGCCTTCCAACAATGTGAAGCACATCATCCAGCTGACATATCTGCCGGGAGCCGACGGCGCTGCCTCGACGTTGCAGTTGTCGGTGGATGGCGTGGCCGGCGAGACCGCCACCTCCGCGGCCGGTGAGCTCGCGGCCGTCAGCGATTCCGTCAAGAACAAGTTCGGGATCGGCTACGAGGTGAACCCTGCTTCCGGCGCGGCGAGCCGCGGTCTTGCCGGTGACGTGTTCCGCGTGCGTGTCGCCGATTCGAACGCCCCGTGGGAGATTCTTGACGCATCCCAGCTGCTGCATGTCGATTTCAACGGCACGTTCAGCGGCACTTCATATACCGCGGCGAGCGGCGAGCAGATGCTGGGCTCGCTGGTGTCGCGCTCAGCCAATCCGTCCATCTCGAACTCCGCCGTCACGCTGGGCGGCGGCACGGCCGGATTCGATTTCACGCCCACGGACTTCACCCTCGGTAACAACGAGGCCCTCACCACGCCGCTGGTCGCGGAGCTGCGCTTCACCCCGACGCAGACCGGCGACAACCAGACCCTGTTCGGCGCGGGCGGCAACCTGTTCCTGCGCTACGAGTCGAACAAGCTCGTGTTCGGCGCCTCCACCAAGTCCGGCAATAATTGGACCGACCACAAGATCGAGTCCGCGGCCGCCACGGGTGCGGAGCACGTCGTGTCGGTGGCGTACGTGCCCAATGAGGCCGGCACCGGCGCGAAGCTCGTCATGCGCGTGGATGGCGGCGACGCCCAGACCAAGGACATCACCGGTCTGGCTTACCTGAATTCGGGCATCAAGGGCAAGGTCGGCTTCGGCAACGAAGTGCATTCCGCCGCGCTCAGCCGCGGCTTCGTCGGCTCGCTGAGCGAGATCCGCCTGGCCAAAACCTCCGCGAACTTCACCACCAACGAATTCAAGCTGGTCTACTCTCAGGTCAGCTGCGACACGTCGGGCATCAAGGAGGCGAATACCTTCGACGTGGAGCCCGCCGAGTGCGAGGCCGCGCTTAAGACCAAGCTGTCCAAGCTGCGTCCGACCGAAGGGCAGGCCGACTACATCGACTGGGGTCAGATCGGTTTCCTCCATTACGGCATCAACACGTACTACAACCAGGAGTGGGGTCACGGTAACGAGGATCCCTCCCGCATCAACCCGACCGGCCTCGACACTGACCAGTGGGCGAAGTCCTTCGCCGACGGTGGCTTCAAGATGATCATGGTGACGGTCAAGCACCATGACGGTTTCGAGCTGTACGACTCGCGGTACAACACCGAGCACGACTGGGCAAACACCGCCGTCGCCAAGCGCACGGGGGAGAAGGACCTGTTCCGCAAGATTGTCGCCTCGGCGAAGAAATACGGCCTGAAGGTCGGCATCTACTATTCGCCGGCCGATTCCTACATGGAGAGGAAGGGCGTCTGGGGCAACAACTCTGCACGCGTCGAGCGCACGATCCCCACGCTGGTAAAGAACGACGACCGCGCCGGCAAGGTGGCTTCCGGCAAACTGCCCACGTTCAAGTACAAGGCCACGGATTACGGCGCCTACATGCTCAACCAGCTCTATGAGCTGCTGACTGAGTACGGCGACATCTCCGAGGTCTGGTTCGACGGTGCCCAAGGCAACACCGCAGGCACTGAGCATTACGACTATGGCGTGTTCTACGAGATGATCCGCCGGCTTCAGCCTCAGGCAATTCAGGCCAACGCCGCATACGATGCCCGATGGGTGGGCAACGAGGACGGCTGGGCCCGTCAGACCGAGTGGAGCCCGCAGGCGGCATACAACGATGGCGTGGACAAGGTGTCGCTCAAGCCTAGCCAGATGGCCCCCGACGGTAAGCTTGGCACCATGTCGAGCGTGCTGTCCGAGATCCGCAGCGGCGCCGCCAACCAGTTGCACTGGTATCCGGCCGAAGTCGACGCCAAGAACCGGCCCGGATGGTTCTACCATGCCAGCCAATCGCCGGCGTCCGTAGCCGAAGTCGTGAAGTACTACGAGCAGTCCACGGGACGCAACTCGCAGTATCTGCTGAACGTCCCACCGTCCGATACCGGCAAGCTCGCCGATGCGGATGCCGCGGGACTTAAGGGGCTGGGCGAGGAGCTCGCCCGACGCTACGGCACCGATCTTGCCCTGGGCAAGAGCGCGACCGTCGCCGCGTCCGCGAACGACACCGCGGTAGCGGCCCCGAAGCTGACCGACGGTTCGAAGCTCTCCTCCGACAAGGCCGTGGGTAATACGCCGACGTACACCATCGATCTGGGCAGCACTGTCGCCGTGGATGCAGTGAAGATCTCCGAGGACGTGCGCAATGCCGGCCAGCAGATCGAAAGCGCCACCCTGCAGGGACGAGTCAATGGAACATGGACGAATCTGGCGACTATGACGACGGTCGGGCAGCAGCGCGACCTTCGCTTCACGTCCCAGAACATCGATGCCATCCGTCTGGTGGTCAACTCCTCCCGCGGTCCGGTGCGTCTGAGCCGTCTTGAGGTGTTCCACACCGAATCTGAGATTCAGACCGGCGCCCGCGCCTACTACATCGACCCGACGGCGCAGACCGCGGGAGATGGATTCACGAAGGACAAGCCCATGACGTCGATCGAGCAGCTGCACGATGTGACCGTCGCGCCAGGCTCCGTGATCTTCGTCAAGGCGGGCACCGAGCTGACCGGGGACTTCGCCGTCTTCGGCTACGGCACCAAGGACGAGCCCATCACCGTGACGACATACGGCGAAAGCGACAAAGCCACCACCGCGAGATTCGACGGCATGACCGCCGAGCTGACGCTGAAGCAGGCGCTGAAGGCGCTCGGCAAGGACGACGCCGGCTGGGTCGTGGCCGATTCCGCCACTGCACCGGCCTCCCGCGTGTATGTCCCGCAGGATGAGATCAGCGTGCACGCCCAGTCGTCGCAGAACTCCGGCGCAGAGGCGGCGAGGGCGCTCGACGGCGACTCGTCGACGAGCTGGCACTCCCAGTACAGCCCGACCACCGCGTCCGCCCCGCATTGGGTGACTCTCGATCTCGGCAAATCGCGTGAGAACGTCGCCTACTTCGACTACCTCGCCCGTATCGACGGCAACAATAACGGTGCCGCCAAGGATTACGAGGTGTATGTCTCCGACGATTCCAACGATTTTGGAGCCCCTGTGGCCTCGGGCACGTTGAAGAACGTCGCCTACACGCAGCGTATCAAGCTGACCCCCAAGAACGGACGGTACGTCAAGTTTGTCATCAAGACCGATTATTCCGGATCGAACTTCGGCTCCGCGGCGGAAATGAATGTCGAGTTGCTGCCCACGGCCGTAGAGGAGGACAAGGTCGCCACCCCGCAGAAGCCGACAGTGGACGATGATGCCGATACATACACCATCCCCGACATCGAGGGAGTCGTGTACAAGGTCGACGGCAAGGTGTTGGCCGCTGGTTCCGTAGTGAACGTGGGCGATGAGAACGTGACCGTCACGGTCACCGCCGAGCCCGCCGACGGATACCGCTTCCCGGATGGTGTGACGTCCCCAGTCACGTATGAGCTGACGTTCACCAAGAAGGGTGGCGAGAAGCCTCCGACCGAAGTCAACAAGGACAAGCTGCACGCCACGATCACCAAGGCTCAGGCGATCGACCGTTCCGCCTATACGGACGAGTCGCTCAAGGTGCTTGATGACAAGCTCGCCGCAGCGCTCAAGGTCTATGACGACGACAAGGTGAGCCAGGATGATGTCGATGCCGCCGAGGCGGCTCTGTCTGCGGCGATCGACGCGCTGAAGACCAAGCCGACGACCCCCGGCGGTGAAGGTGAGAAGCCTGGTGAAGGCAACAAGCCCGGCGACGGCAAGAAGCCCGGCGACGTGATCGCAAAGACCGGCGCCTCCACAATGGGCGTTGTCTTCGCTGCGCTCGCGATGGTAGCGGGTGCGGTCGTGACGCTTGAAGCCAAGCGTAAGTCCAACCGGTAA
- a CDS encoding NAD(P)-dependent oxidoreductase — translation MSIYARQQGERRWHDVGRALSVRGSTVLVVGTGGIGSHFASICKAMGANTLGVRRDPTRTAEGIDRMYRIGERKALCSRRTSDESPTLNG, via the coding sequence ATGTCGATATATGCCCGTCAACAAGGGGAGCGGCGATGGCACGATGTCGGCCGTGCGCTGAGCGTGCGCGGCTCCACGGTGCTGGTGGTCGGCACCGGGGGCATCGGCTCGCATTTCGCCAGCATATGCAAGGCCATGGGCGCGAACACGCTGGGAGTGCGTCGTGACCCGACCCGCACGGCGGAAGGCATCGACCGGATGTATCGCATTGGAGAACGTAAGGCGTTATGTAGCCGGCGAACCTCTGACGAATCGCCGACGCTGAACGGATAA
- a CDS encoding DUF2442 domain-containing protein, which yields MSVPDEVWVTDAVALDGSHVALRFSDGHCGVLDMSPYMDDGVFKRLRDPNVFRTARAGMSTVEWDNGTIDIAPETAYAHAVPFGV from the coding sequence GTGAGCGTTCCCGATGAAGTGTGGGTTACTGACGCTGTGGCGTTGGATGGCTCGCATGTGGCTTTGCGTTTTTCCGATGGTCATTGCGGCGTGCTTGACATGTCGCCCTATATGGACGATGGCGTGTTCAAGCGGTTGCGTGACCCGAATGTTTTCAGGACGGCCAGAGCCGGTATGAGTACTGTCGAATGGGATAACGGCACTATCGACATTGCCCCCGAGACAGCTTATGCACATGCCGTGCCGTTCGGCGTGTAA